ATCGCCGATGGGGCGTCGCAGACAGGACGTCGGGCCCGCGTGAACCTGCGCCTGAAAGTCCTGCCCGAGGCTCTGGGCCCGTTCATGGGTGGGTCGACCCAACGACACGGCCAAGGCATCGCCTCGGCCAAACGTGCCAAGTGGGGTCTGAGTCCCGAAGCCGCAACCGACATTGCCAAACGGCTGCTACGGATGCCCGGGATCGACCTGGCGGGGTTCTCGGTTCACATCGGTCACCTGTCGAACCGCCCCGAGGCGTTTGCCGCCATTGCGGCAGAATTCGGGGCTGCGGTCCTGCAAATCTGCACCGTTCTTAGCCTGCGGCCCCGCATTCTGGACCTGGGCGGCGGCTGGGCGCGCGAACGTGAGCCGGAACAGCGTGGTGCCCCGATCGACTGGGTAAGCGTCGAGGAACAAGCGAATGCCGCCTGCGATGCACTGATCGGTGCGTTGGGGCCCTTGGCAGATCCGGCCATGGGCCCTCTGCCCGCGCTATGGGTCGAACCAGGGCGATATATCAGCGGCAACGCCGAAGTCCTGCTGACCACTGTCGGGTCAGTCAAAGAGGACTGCGGCTATCTCTGGGTGAACGTCGATATCAGCACGAACGACCTCATGAGAATAGAAACCGGCGCCTTCACCTATGAAATTCTGCCTGCGAACCGAATGCATGATGCTCCGACCTCGTCGCAAGAGATCGTTGGCAGTACCTGCTTCCGCTCGGTGATCGGCGCGGGACGGACCTTGCCCCGTCTGCGGCGTGGGGATGTGCTCGCTGTGCTCGACGCAGGGATGTATGCCGAGGTCTTTTCCACGCAGTTCAACAGCGTACCACGTCCGGCCGCAGTTCTGATCGACCCGGACGGAGAGGTCGAAGTGATGCGCGTGCGGGAAACGCAGGACGATGTCTTTGCAAGCCACCGCGTCCCGGACCGCTTGAAACGAGAAGAAAAGGAGTAGACGATGACAGACGTATCCGCCCGGTCCATCTCGGATCCGATAACAGAGAAGCTGCTGGAGAGCCTAGTGGCGCTCGCAGCCGAGGTCAGTGTTCTGCGCGACCGCGTCGCAGCACTCGAAGCGCGGGCGGAGGGAAACAGTCTGCCCGCCAGTGCCGAAAGCGCCGAGCACTTCGTGACGGCCGTCTTTGGC
This genomic interval from Antarctobacter heliothermus contains the following:
- a CDS encoding diaminopimelate decarboxylase family protein, whose protein sequence is MSRVVKTGAETLADVEIFSDRLTARTDGILDIGGVAATELLGRFGSPLVVGVEETLLANFDRIRAAFASAWPGSSGILYAIKSNNTLAFRHLLSRAGAGGDCFGMGELLATLDSGADPARVALNGSDKSAELIRVAVARGVTINIDDADEVDMIADGASQTGRRARVNLRLKVLPEALGPFMGGSTQRHGQGIASAKRAKWGLSPEAATDIAKRLLRMPGIDLAGFSVHIGHLSNRPEAFAAIAAEFGAAVLQICTVLSLRPRILDLGGGWAREREPEQRGAPIDWVSVEEQANAACDALIGALGPLADPAMGPLPALWVEPGRYISGNAEVLLTTVGSVKEDCGYLWVNVDISTNDLMRIETGAFTYEILPANRMHDAPTSSQEIVGSTCFRSVIGAGRTLPRLRRGDVLAVLDAGMYAEVFSTQFNSVPRPAAVLIDPDGEVEVMRVRETQDDVFASHRVPDRLKREEKE